Within Candidatus Poribacteria bacterium, the genomic segment CCACGACTATGGTCGGAAGCAGGGCGAGCAGGCCGGCGAGGAAGTATCTTCTGAGTTTAATTATCGCCCTCTTCATCTGATTTCCTCGGAACCTCTATCCTGACCTTTATCGCCTTTCTCTCATCGGCCTCCAGCACTGTGAATTTGACCCCCCCGTATTCGACCTCATCCCCCGGGTCAGGTACCCTACCTAGGAGTTCGGCGAGCAGTCCGCCAATGCTTTCAACCTCATCGGCTGGCATCTCTATACCGAGCTTCTCGTTCACCTCATGTAGATCGATCCTGGCGTCGACGATGTAAGTGTTCTCATCCAGCTTCTGAAAGCTCTGATCCTCGAGATCATATTCGTCCTGTATATCGCCGACGATCTCCTCCAGGATATCCTCCATCGTCACCAGCCCCGCCGTCCCGCCGTATTCGTCGACCACGATCGCTATATGCCGTCTCGAGAGCCTCAACTCCCTGAAGAGATCCTTGACGTTCTTCACCTCGGGCACGAAGAAGGGTTCCCTGATGATCTCCGCCAGATTCACCTGAGAGATCCCGTCTCTCCAGCATCTGAGCAGGTCTTTCACGTATAGGACGCCTATGATGTTGTCAATGGTGTCCTCGTAGACGGGTATTCTGGAATGTCCCGACTCCACCGCGACGTCCAGGACCTTTTGGATATCGGACTCGACGTTCAGACAGACCATCTCCGTTCTGGGGACCATGATCTCACGCACGAGCGTATCGGGCAGCTCCCAGATCCTGTGTATCATCTCCCGTTCTTCCTCTTCCAACACCTCATCGCTATCGGCCACCATCTGCAGCGCTTCCAGATCCTCCTCCGAGACCATTCCGTTTTCACCGTCCGGAGTTCCTCCAAAGGCCCTGATGACTATGTTCCCTCCCCAGAGGAGGGGCTTGATGAGGGGATAGAGGAGCATATAGGTGTATTTCAGCGTTGATATCGCGTGCACGACCGAAGTGGGGCCTCTGTTCTTCGAGTAGTTATAGGGGATAATTTCGCCCAGTAGAACGATCAGGGTCGAAGCTATGGCGAAACTGATCAGATTGCCGTAGATCGGCGAGGCGACTATGGGCCGGAAGAGCATGAAGCAGAGGATTGTGCTCACGACAAGGCAACACCCTTTGATGATAAACGCCGCTCCGAGGTATTTCCTCGGGTTTCGGAGGTAATCCGTCACCCTGTCGGCGTCCGATCCTCCTTTATCGACGATCTCCTTCACCTCCTCGCGCCTCAGTCGGTTGAGCAGCATCTCCATGCTCGAGAAAACCGCCGAGGCGATGGAGGAGAGAAACAGACCGAAAAGCTTTAAAAAAGAGGATGCGTCCAAAGCTTCTCCTTACCTCCTTTCCAGTTTCATGAGGGCCTCGGCCTCCTTCTTTCTCATCATAGCCGAGCTTTCCTCGTCTTGATCGTCATATCCCAATAGATGTAACACACCGTGAACGATCAGGAGGGCGATTTCCTCGTGGAGGGTATTGTTATACTCCTGAGCCTGTCTCACGGCGGTGTCCACGGAGATCACCACATCCCCCCATATCTTCTCTCCTCCGCCCGATCGAACCTCTTCGCCCTCCATCATCGAGAAGGCCAGCACATCGGTAGGCCGATCGGCGTTGAGATAGGTTTTATTGAGCCTTTTAATCTCCTCATCATCCGTTACCAACACACTGACAATTCCGTCCTCACCTTCCATCTCCAGGGTGGTTAGGGCGGCCCTTCGTATCAGATCCTTGATCTTCTCGCTGTCATCGATCTTGCCCTTAGCTTCTTCGGAGAAGATGATCTCAATCTCAGCCATCCGATTTCCTTCGTCTTCTAGCCGAATCGATCGGTATCACCTCATCCTCCCTCACCTCAAGCTGAGGGTACTCTATCCTCTGGTGGAACATGCCGACGGTAGCTTTGATGAAAGTATCGGATATGTCCTTTATATCCTTGAGTGTGAGGTTGCTCTCGTCGAGCTGGTCGTCCTCGACCTTCTGGGCTATTACGTTCTGGACGAGCTCTCTGATCTCATTATAGCTGGGATTTCCCTTGGTGAAGGTGGATCTAACGGCCGATTCGACCGAATCGGCGAGCATGATAAGGGCGGCCTCTTTCGTCTGGGGTTTAGGCCCCGGATACCTGTAGTCCTCCTCGTTGACGCTCTTTTCGCCTTTGAGCGCCTTATGGTAGAAATAGGTTATCAGTGAGGTGCCGTGATGTTGTTGGATGATGTTCTGAACGATCTTGGGTAGTTTCTCCTGTTTGGCTATCTCGACGCCATCTTTAACGTGTGAGATGATGATCCTGGCGCTCATAGCGGGGCCGATTCTATCATGTATGTTCTCTCCGTTCTGGTTCTCTATGAAGTAGAGCGGATGTCTCATCTTTCCGATATCGTGGTAATAGGCACCGACCCTGACGAGCAATGGATTAGCCCCTATCTCCTCTGCAGCCGCCTCGGCCAGCTTTGCCACGTTGATGCTGTGATAATATGTGCCCTGAGCAACCCTCTCGAGCTCGGCGAGGATAGGGTTTTTCAGATCCGAGAGCTCCAGCAGCTTTATCTCCGTAGTGGTTTGGGCGATATATTCGAAGAAGGGAAGCAATCCCGGTGTGAGGAAGGCCACAGTGAGCCCGCTGGCCATCCCTGAGAGAAGGTTAACGATCATCACGTTCAACCCTTCGCTCTGCAATAGCGAAAGGCTCAGGGCGAGGGCGATATTGGCGATCGATACGTAAAAACCGGCCACTATGAGCTCACGCCGATGCCTCAGCTTTGACAGAGCATATATGGCGACCATCCCTCCGATGAAAACCATGGCGAAATATCCGATCGCTATCTCCAGCGTTTTGCCGCACATCACGCTTAAGAGCACGCCTATCATCACGGTAACCAGCATGGCCAGGTGCGGACTGACCAAGACGGCGGTAATGGCGGATGTTATGGCGGTCGGAACCAGCAGCTCAGGCATGGGCAGGGAATTGGAGCCGTACCTGATTATCAACCTGCCGATACCCATTATCAGGAGGACGGAAAGACATATCGTCATAAGTTTTCTATATTCATCCAGTATCTCCGGCTCGAATTTGAGGATATAATATACGATCGATAGGAGCAGGGCGACTACGAGGAGGGCAACGCCTACCATAAGCGTGAAAGAGAAACCCCTCTGCGACTTGGAAAGCATAGTCAGTTTATCGAGATCCGATCTCGTCAGCTTTTCGCCTTTCGAGACGATCTGTTCGCCCTTGCTCACCTGCTTGTAGACGTCCTTGACGGCGGCAGCGGCCGCCTTACGCCTTTGAGCGGTTAATTTGGGATCGAAAGAGACGTTCGGCCTTATCAGGTTCCTGACGATCTCCCCCACCACGTCCTTGAAGGGATAATTCCCCAGCCTCTCGATCTCCCTTTGAACGGCTTCCACCGCTTCGGCCCATAGATATAGCTCCCCAGCTTTGATGATGTTCCCATCCGGCTGGATCTCCACGGGCATCCTGGCGGCTATCTCCATATCGGACGGCTGTCGCTCCAGCTTAGAACGCAGCTCCGCCACCGTCTCCCTCCACCTTCTACTTCCTCCGAGCTCGGATTTCAGCCGTTGAGCAAATTGGCTTGGGACTATCCCACGATCGAGAATCTTCGACATTATGGAAGCAGCCCTGTCCCTTATCCCATCTATATCGTCATCGCTCGTATCGACCAGTATCTCTCTGGTTTTGAGGGAGAGATAATCCCCTATGATCAGGTCGTTGGCCATCCTTTCTATTTTATCCCTGCGCGGGATCTGAAGGGATCGAACCCGTTTTACGACCTCGAACATATGGTTGAGATCGTCTATCTGAGATTTCCTGTCTATGTCGAAGACGGGCGGAGTTTCGGCTTCGATCTCGGCCTTTCGACGTCGGGTGGCTTCCGAATCGAGGTAGGAGAAGCTTATCGGGGATGTGATCGTATATGGGCTGGGTTCATTTAGCTTGAGCTGCCCTACGTCTATAGGTTGATACTTAAGAGGCATTGAAAGCCAAACGAGAGCTACGGCGAATATCAGCCCCGTAAGCCACCAGTGTAGCTTCAATCGCTGCCATAGCGGCGCCGTTTCCACGTCGCCGTTCGAGCTCCTTCTGCCGATCCCTCTCCTTCTCATTCTGTTCCCTCCCTAGAGTAATCCCGGTTCTCATAAGCCTCTATGATTCTCTGCACCAGCTCGTGTCTCACCACATCCTCGCCGGTGAAGTAGACGAAAGCAACCCCATCGATTCCGGAAAGCACCTCTTGAACGTCCACCAGCCCGGAGACCTTCTTGGAGGGCAGGTCGATCTGCGTGATATCGCCTGTGACGACCGCCTTTGAGTCGAATCCGAGCCGCGTCAGGAACATCTTCATCTGTTCGACAGTGGCGTTTTGGGCTTCGTCGAGAATTATGAAGGAGCTGTTGAGCGTTCTACCTCTCATGAAGGCCAGCGGCGCGACCTCTATGATACCCTTCTCCATGTACTTGGCTATGGTGTCCGGCGGGAGCATGTCATAAAGGGCGTCATAAAGAGGCCTAAGATACGGGTTGATCTTTGCCTGTATGTCGCCCGGGAGAAATCCGAGCTTCTCGCCAGCCTCAACGGCGGGCCTCGTCAGGATGATACGGCTCACGCGTCCGGATTTGAGCGAGGCGACCGCCATGGCGACCGCCAGGTAGGTCTTGCCCGTTCCTGCCGGCCCTATTCCGAATACCAGATCGTGGGTCTTTATCGCCTCCACATATCTCCGTTGCCCCGGCGTCTTCGGCCTTATAAACCCGCGCTTGGAGAGAACCGGGATGGTTTCTCCGACTTCGACGATCTTATCCTGACGTTTAACCATACGAATGATATATCTGACATCGTTTATACCTATGCTCTGACCGCTTCTAAGGAGGGCGAGAAGCTCCTCAATTACCTTGGCAGCTCCCTGAGTTTCCTCCTCACCTCCGATTACCTCGAACCCCTCTCCTCTCAGAAGAACACTGGTGTTGAACTTATCCTCTATCAGCCTCAGATATTCATCATGCTGTCCCGAAACGGCCTGCGCTTCGGATATGCTCTGAACCGCCACCGTGAGGCTGTTTACCTTACCTGCTTTCCTTGAGATTCCTCCCATGATTTGAGATCTTCCCCTTTTCCTCCTCCTTACATAGCTCGTGTTTTCAAGCATCCTTAATTATAACAAGGCGCGATGGGAAAATCAACTTCCTATCCTTTCCCCCCATCCCCCTCTAGATCGCGTGCGGCCTCGAGAATGGCCCGCCGCATCGCCTCCAATCTGACGATGAGGCTGTCCTCAAGCTGCTTTAAATGGAGCAGCCACGCCTCGCGGGAGCTGTTCTCATCGTCGCCGAAGCCGTTGGTTATCGAGAGTCGGATGAACTTCAATCTCTCCTCTTGAAGTATCTTCTGTTGCTGATCATAATCCGCGAGCCCGACGTTTAGGAGGCTCGACAGCTCCCTGATCCTCTCTACGCTCATGATATCACCACCGTTATATAAATGTCATTCGCTCTTATTTCAAACCCTCTTCGCCAGCCACCGGACGCCGTTGGCGATTATCCTTCTCACCTCGTCCATATAGTAGATCGGAAAGGTCTCGTGTCCGGGGCGGAAGTAGAAAACCCTGCCGTTGCCGACCGTCCAGACCAAGCCGTCCCTGGCCAGCTCCTTTCCGTCGCAGTAAAGCCCTGCGATTATAACCGCCTCGGGTATCGGCACATCATACGGCTCGCCGTACCATTCCTCGCGCGGGATGACGAAATCGCTAACCCCCTCAGCTATCGGATGGTCCGGATTGACCACCTTGATGTAGCCCGGTTTGCCGTCCTCTACATATGCCCGCCACGCGCAACTTGTTCCGAGAAGCGCCTTGAGGGGTCTGGCGAAGTGGGAGGAATGAAGGGCGAGGTATCCCATTCCCCTCTCTTTGACGTGTCTAACCACCCTTTCAACCGTCTCATCGGTCACATCGCCGTGCCTGACATGGCCGAACCATATCAGGACATCGGTCTCGCTCAATTTCCCCTCGCTCAGCCCCTGATCGGGCTCATCGATGTTGGCCGTCTCGGCGACGATATCGCCGAGGGTGTTGAGATATTCGGCCAGAGCTCCGTTTATCCCGTTGGGATAGACCGATTTCGGCTCGGAGAGCTCCGACCAAGCCAGGACTTTGATCTTTTCGACCATCTCACCTACCCTCCTCTTATCTCTCGTCGGGCATTTCGCACCGCCTCGACGAGTTGCTTAGCGGTCTCCGTCAGCAGATC encodes:
- a CDS encoding HlyC/CorC family transporter — encoded protein: MDASSFLKLFGLFLSSIASAVFSSMEMLLNRLRREEVKEIVDKGGSDADRVTDYLRNPRKYLGAAFIIKGCCLVVSTILCFMLFRPIVASPIYGNLISFAIASTLIVLLGEIIPYNYSKNRGPTSVVHAISTLKYTYMLLYPLIKPLLWGGNIVIRAFGGTPDGENGMVSEEDLEALQMVADSDEVLEEEEREMIHRIWELPDTLVREIMVPRTEMVCLNVESDIQKVLDVAVESGHSRIPVYEDTIDNIIGVLYVKDLLRCWRDGISQVNLAEIIREPFFVPEVKNVKDLFRELRLSRRHIAIVVDEYGGTAGLVTMEDILEEIVGDIQDEYDLEDQSFQKLDENTYIVDARIDLHEVNEKLGIEMPADEVESIGGLLAELLGRVPDPGDEVEYGGVKFTVLEADERKAIKVRIEVPRKSDEEGDN
- the ybeY gene encoding rRNA maturation RNase YbeY; amino-acid sequence: MAEIEIIFSEEAKGKIDDSEKIKDLIRRAALTTLEMEGEDGIVSVLVTDDEEIKRLNKTYLNADRPTDVLAFSMMEGEEVRSGGGEKIWGDVVISVDTAVRQAQEYNNTLHEEIALLIVHGVLHLLGYDDQDEESSAMMRKKEAEALMKLERR
- a CDS encoding HDIG domain-containing protein: MRRRGIGRRSSNGDVETAPLWQRLKLHWWLTGLIFAVALVWLSMPLKYQPIDVGQLKLNEPSPYTITSPISFSYLDSEATRRRKAEIEAETPPVFDIDRKSQIDDLNHMFEVVKRVRSLQIPRRDKIERMANDLIIGDYLSLKTREILVDTSDDDIDGIRDRAASIMSKILDRGIVPSQFAQRLKSELGGSRRWRETVAELRSKLERQPSDMEIAARMPVEIQPDGNIIKAGELYLWAEAVEAVQREIERLGNYPFKDVVGEIVRNLIRPNVSFDPKLTAQRRKAAAAAVKDVYKQVSKGEQIVSKGEKLTRSDLDKLTMLSKSQRGFSFTLMVGVALLVVALLLSIVYYILKFEPEILDEYRKLMTICLSVLLIMGIGRLIIRYGSNSLPMPELLVPTAITSAITAVLVSPHLAMLVTVMIGVLLSVMCGKTLEIAIGYFAMVFIGGMVAIYALSKLRHRRELIVAGFYVSIANIALALSLSLLQSEGLNVMIVNLLSGMASGLTVAFLTPGLLPFFEYIAQTTTEIKLLELSDLKNPILAELERVAQGTYYHSINVAKLAEAAAEEIGANPLLVRVGAYYHDIGKMRHPLYFIENQNGENIHDRIGPAMSARIIISHVKDGVEIAKQEKLPKIVQNIIQQHHGTSLITYFYHKALKGEKSVNEEDYRYPGPKPQTKEAALIMLADSVESAVRSTFTKGNPSYNEIRELVQNVIAQKVEDDQLDESNLTLKDIKDISDTFIKATVGMFHQRIEYPQLEVREDEVIPIDSARRRRKSDG
- a CDS encoding PhoH family protein, yielding MGGISRKAGKVNSLTVAVQSISEAQAVSGQHDEYLRLIEDKFNTSVLLRGEGFEVIGGEEETQGAAKVIEELLALLRSGQSIGINDVRYIIRMVKRQDKIVEVGETIPVLSKRGFIRPKTPGQRRYVEAIKTHDLVFGIGPAGTGKTYLAVAMAVASLKSGRVSRIILTRPAVEAGEKLGFLPGDIQAKINPYLRPLYDALYDMLPPDTIAKYMEKGIIEVAPLAFMRGRTLNSSFIILDEAQNATVEQMKMFLTRLGFDSKAVVTGDITQIDLPSKKVSGLVDVQEVLSGIDGVAFVYFTGEDVVRHELVQRIIEAYENRDYSREGTE
- a CDS encoding ThuA domain-containing protein; this translates as MVEKIKVLAWSELSEPKSVYPNGINGALAEYLNTLGDIVAETANIDEPDQGLSEGKLSETDVLIWFGHVRHGDVTDETVERVVRHVKERGMGYLALHSSHFARPLKALLGTSCAWRAYVEDGKPGYIKVVNPDHPIAEGVSDFVIPREEWYGEPYDVPIPEAVIIAGLYCDGKELARDGLVWTVGNGRVFYFRPGHETFPIYYMDEVRRIIANGVRWLAKRV